A window of Panicum virgatum strain AP13 chromosome 8K, P.virgatum_v5, whole genome shotgun sequence contains these coding sequences:
- the LOC120644344 gene encoding ELMO domain-containing protein A-like isoform X1, translating into MEAAAAAPASAQAAERDPEHHQHHHGCLAVRTSLPRCALGAGGGSSLAGSSDEASCGSPRWIGRGLSCVCIKRKGAYERICMNLTPVQEERLQRLKHRMKVYFDPSRRDHQEALKALWHATYPDQELQGLISEQWKDMGWQGRDPSTDFRGAGFISLENLLFFAKTFSASFQRLLKKQCGNRATWEYPFAVAGVNITFMIMQMLDLQSTKPKTFVRAIFIQMLSEDEWAFDLLYCVAFVVMDKQWLDKNASYMDFNEVLKSTRTQLERELMLDDVMRIEDMPSYSLLC; encoded by the exons atggaggccgcggcggcggcgcccgcgtccGCGCAGGCGGCGGAGAGGGACCCGGAGCACCACCAGCATCACCACGGCTGTCTTGCCGTCAGGACGTCGCTGCCGAGGTGCgccctcggcgccggcggcggctcctcgcTTGCTGGATCTTCCG ACGAAGCGTCATGTGGATCACCAAGATGGATAGGGAGAGGCCTATCTTGTGTGTGCATCAAGCGAAAAGGGGCATATGAGAGAATATGCATGAACCTCACACCAGTGCAG GAAGAAAGGCTTCAGAGATTAAAGCATCGTATGAAGGTTTACTTTGATCCATCTAGACGAGATCACCAG GAAGCCCTGAAAGCTCTTTGGCATGCGACATACCCTGATCAAGAACTTCAAGGTTTGATATCTGAACAGTGGAAGGACATGGGTTGGCAAGGAAGAGACCCATCAACTGACTTTAG AGGAGCAGGATTCATCTCTCTGGAGAACCTTCTATTCTTTGCCAAGACATTCTCT GCCTCATTTCAGAGGCTGCTAAAGAAACAGTGCGGTAACAGAGCCACATGGGAGTACCCATTCGCAGTTGCTGGCGTAAACATTACATTCATGATCATGCAGATGCTTGATCTACAGTCAA CAAAGCCAAAAACATTTGTCCGAGCCATTTTTATTCAAATGCTTTCAG AGGATGAGTGGGCATTTGATCTGCTCTACTGCGTTGCATTTGTTGTGATGGACAAGCAGTGGCTTGACAAGAACGCCTCTTACATGGACTTCAAT GAGGTACTGAAGTCAACACGAACCCAGCTGGAGAGGGAGCTCATGCTAGATGATGTGATGCGGATCGAAGACATGCCATCATACAGCCTGCTTTGCTAG
- the LOC120644344 gene encoding ELMO domain-containing protein A-like isoform X2, with the protein MVLVLSPFLSATKASKYEASCGSPRWIGRGLSCVCIKRKGAYERICMNLTPVQEERLQRLKHRMKVYFDPSRRDHQEALKALWHATYPDQELQGLISEQWKDMGWQGRDPSTDFRGAGFISLENLLFFAKTFSASFQRLLKKQCGNRATWEYPFAVAGVNITFMIMQMLDLQSTKPKTFVRAIFIQMLSEDEWAFDLLYCVAFVVMDKQWLDKNASYMDFNEVLKSTRTQLERELMLDDVMRIEDMPSYSLLC; encoded by the exons ATGGTTCTTGTCCTTTCTCCCTTCCTTTCAGCGACCAAAGCATCAAAAT ACGAAGCGTCATGTGGATCACCAAGATGGATAGGGAGAGGCCTATCTTGTGTGTGCATCAAGCGAAAAGGGGCATATGAGAGAATATGCATGAACCTCACACCAGTGCAG GAAGAAAGGCTTCAGAGATTAAAGCATCGTATGAAGGTTTACTTTGATCCATCTAGACGAGATCACCAG GAAGCCCTGAAAGCTCTTTGGCATGCGACATACCCTGATCAAGAACTTCAAGGTTTGATATCTGAACAGTGGAAGGACATGGGTTGGCAAGGAAGAGACCCATCAACTGACTTTAG AGGAGCAGGATTCATCTCTCTGGAGAACCTTCTATTCTTTGCCAAGACATTCTCT GCCTCATTTCAGAGGCTGCTAAAGAAACAGTGCGGTAACAGAGCCACATGGGAGTACCCATTCGCAGTTGCTGGCGTAAACATTACATTCATGATCATGCAGATGCTTGATCTACAGTCAA CAAAGCCAAAAACATTTGTCCGAGCCATTTTTATTCAAATGCTTTCAG AGGATGAGTGGGCATTTGATCTGCTCTACTGCGTTGCATTTGTTGTGATGGACAAGCAGTGGCTTGACAAGAACGCCTCTTACATGGACTTCAAT GAGGTACTGAAGTCAACACGAACCCAGCTGGAGAGGGAGCTCATGCTAGATGATGTGATGCGGATCGAAGACATGCCATCATACAGCCTGCTTTGCTAG
- the LOC120644344 gene encoding ELMO domain-containing protein A-like isoform X3 produces MLGQLAQWAKIANEASCGSPRWIGRGLSCVCIKRKGAYERICMNLTPVQEERLQRLKHRMKVYFDPSRRDHQEALKALWHATYPDQELQGLISEQWKDMGWQGRDPSTDFRGAGFISLENLLFFAKTFSASFQRLLKKQCGNRATWEYPFAVAGVNITFMIMQMLDLQSTKPKTFVRAIFIQMLSEDEWAFDLLYCVAFVVMDKQWLDKNASYMDFNEVLKSTRTQLERELMLDDVMRIEDMPSYSLLC; encoded by the exons ATGCTAGGGCAGCTAGCACAATGGGCTAAAATTGCCA ACGAAGCGTCATGTGGATCACCAAGATGGATAGGGAGAGGCCTATCTTGTGTGTGCATCAAGCGAAAAGGGGCATATGAGAGAATATGCATGAACCTCACACCAGTGCAG GAAGAAAGGCTTCAGAGATTAAAGCATCGTATGAAGGTTTACTTTGATCCATCTAGACGAGATCACCAG GAAGCCCTGAAAGCTCTTTGGCATGCGACATACCCTGATCAAGAACTTCAAGGTTTGATATCTGAACAGTGGAAGGACATGGGTTGGCAAGGAAGAGACCCATCAACTGACTTTAG AGGAGCAGGATTCATCTCTCTGGAGAACCTTCTATTCTTTGCCAAGACATTCTCT GCCTCATTTCAGAGGCTGCTAAAGAAACAGTGCGGTAACAGAGCCACATGGGAGTACCCATTCGCAGTTGCTGGCGTAAACATTACATTCATGATCATGCAGATGCTTGATCTACAGTCAA CAAAGCCAAAAACATTTGTCCGAGCCATTTTTATTCAAATGCTTTCAG AGGATGAGTGGGCATTTGATCTGCTCTACTGCGTTGCATTTGTTGTGATGGACAAGCAGTGGCTTGACAAGAACGCCTCTTACATGGACTTCAAT GAGGTACTGAAGTCAACACGAACCCAGCTGGAGAGGGAGCTCATGCTAGATGATGTGATGCGGATCGAAGACATGCCATCATACAGCCTGCTTTGCTAG